The following are from one region of the Oncorhynchus nerka isolate Pitt River linkage group LG8, Oner_Uvic_2.0, whole genome shotgun sequence genome:
- the LOC135572907 gene encoding uncharacterized protein LOC135572907: MNGPKRTWQQVKIKYKNILQNAVKKNTHRQGTGGGSPKADLTPAEDMALELNKGRPVLEGIPGGKETSIGSSQDATRFIQVPGSTVFLLEPPAQAPDDADPGEGPSAAATAHDGDDDEEETISLDSRRHEDPDAIQWENQPGNISSQAIRKLYGNHLRRQIELADIDIQYKKKKMENLALESEIKKRTIRKLDLEIKKLERELQEDDTAQNKN, encoded by the exons atgaacgggccaaaacggacatggcagcaggtcaaaatcaaatacaagaacattctgcagaatg cagtgaaaaagaatacccacagacaaggcacgggtggtgggtcaccaaaggctgaccttaccccagcagaggacatggccttggagctaaataaaggcaggcccgtcttagaggggatccctggggggaaagagacgagcataggttcctcccaagatgccacccgcttcattcaag tgcctggcagcactgtgttcctgttagagccaccagcacaagcaccagacgatgctgatcca ggtgaaggccccagtgcagcagcaacagcacatgatggagacgatgatgaggaggagaccatctctctggattccagaaggcatgag gacccagatgctatacagtgggaaaaccagcctggcaacata agctcacaagctatcagaaagttgtatggcaaccacctccggcgccaaatagaactggcagacatagacattcagtacaagaagaaaaagatggaaaatcttgcactggagtccgaaataaaaaagaggacaattaggaaactggaccttgaaataaaaaaacttgagagggag ctccaagaagatgacacagctcaaaataaaaattag